The Lycorma delicatula isolate Av1 chromosome 2, ASM4794821v1, whole genome shotgun sequence DNA window ATTTTCATTCAACAGATCGCGAAAAACATTACGGCTTCTTTCAACAAAATGGAACAGTTTATCAAACAACAaatgatttatcaataataataaacctcTACTGTCCTGAAAAGGATTGATAACTATTGCCACCATAATTAAACAGTCATTCAGTGACCTTTTACCTTAATGGTTTCAAATAAATGCGTTGAAACAGTCAAAAGTCAGAAAAATTCATAATACTCCAATTTTTTTAGGGTAGaggtcttttttaatgttttattggtatttttggtattaatttatgtttaagtaAAAACCTAGTCAAGTAAATTTTCACACAGATCAACCGCTTTCTGCAGTTGATTCTACAGTTATAGAAAGCGAtcaatacttttttcttctcAATATGTCCCTGCTTTTTTTTGACGATATTCTAATAAAAACTATCTTCAAATTGTTTACGTCGACAATGtaatggttttgttaaaaaaaatcttccgcCTAAGTTATTGGGAAGAATATTACCAGGTCCACCAGATGAAATTTCTTcacaaaatataaacagaatcTTCGATTACAGCGCGTCAGATAAGGCAGATACAAGATTCAAGATTGAGGGTTTAAggtaacaaaaatacaaatagaacTGAGGCCTGttcgtttatttgtttgttattttttaattcgtgctaaatagaatatatatattacttctaaagcgtgtagttttatattttttattttgcatgagtattattaaatacatattatgaataaatatattttaatacagtttataagTCAACGGTCACGCATaagttattatttgataatataaaaaatgcccACACTTACTGGTTCGTCAGTATACCAAGCTACctaattttttcttcagatattAGGCTAGACAAATAGAATAGATTTCTCtcaaacaaattatattgttCTTACATATGTTAGCTGTACATatactattttacattattataccattgtttttcttaatgCCACATTATCAGTATTAGATGGATTTTTAACATAACCTAACGTCACAAGCAGATTATTAATTTAGAtgcgtataatttaatttatattaacgaGATGAGAGTATAaagctataattatttattcaaacaatacTGTCTTTCTAATTCAATTGAAaactatttattcattaatgtttttattttttattttttttcagctatCTTCATATATAAACCAGAATGTCCGTGTTTGTACTGATATTCGAATAGAAGTAAGTAATCGcttaattgaattgaattatgtttttgccgctgaatttttttaatgtagagttttaaaataaatttatgcacaCCACACCACTATCGGATTTACAATACGGTTTACGCCAAGATAAGTTGTATTCTACTATTTTTCGTGGGATGTTATTTTGAATCGCTAACCATATTACATTCtataagtgtaataaatttaaaaatatgctgaacttctgtttgtttttttttagtttataaaaatcggGTTAACCGTACACGTAATTTCAgctatttaatagaaaatgttatcATTTCTCAATTTTCGTAGAGGGGATGAGTGACGTAATTTCCTTAGTGAAACGACGTCCGTATGCTTTATACatttataagtgaaattaaatcTCTAAATTGCTAAGCTATGTTTGAGTTTCATGTTATCTTTAAGTTTATACAAAACTGAGCTAAATTACATGATTTAAATTGTTCTaatgaacacaaaaataatttgaaataaaattaagaaattccacggtaaaaaaaggttttttttagattaaaaagtaataataacttaactatttatattaatcCGTGTAATTCAATTATCTTGATTTGTGCTTACGTGTTTGATATTATGCATTCCGGCAAAAcatgtttaaacaaatttaacaaacgTTACCCATGTACCAATTTATACCATTGTAATCTAAGCTGCctcttattttgtataatttgaaattttaccagAGAACCGGCCTTTCATGAAAAAATAGAGTTTTGGCATTTATTCAATCAGGATGCACTTAATCTCtccgagaaaaaaaaacaataatcggATATGTAATTAAATCCGTTtccttttttctgattttttttttacctgcacAGGATGCAATAATTTAGCAAAAGAAATTTCAAcggcaaaaataatatttaaaataactgttccacgaagttttatttttcatttttaaaacgtatcatatcttatgtttttcttatcttaacattttgaaattttatccttttttatttttttttttaaattctttgcttacatatttttactttccccgtctagcactatagcagagctatggctttaaagggaaagtattgcaatcggtacaatttgggcatatgcggttttcaccggatcttgacgttttgacacctaagggaccaaaaaccaaaaaaccggatggaaattttccgaatgttaatgtttgtatgtacgtttGCTCGGTGTTGTTtcctaaattaccttatatctccagaactacttgatcgattttgaccaaacttggtcagattacttctatatatggggcatttaaaatttcgtttagtttatttatttatataacagactACATTGCAAAGACAGGTTGACGCCTAATTACAGTTATACTAacagatgataatgaattttatagcgtttgaaaaattccatgcctaaccAGAGGCTTGAAACTGGAACCTCTGGATAAAAGgaagagacgctaccactcttgCCTTAAAGATCGACTTACTGAtaacatatatattcatatacatttttacatcagtaaaatatataataataatttaaattttagcgaTTTAAGCTTTTTTTTGGTCCACcagactggtctagtggtaaactcgtagTTCCAATtccacttgtttaacagctgattttcgaactcgaaggttctgaggttcgaatcctagtaaaagttgcttttatacggaatactagacagtagcaaccggtgtactttggtatatggttcaattaaccacacaattcAGGActagtcggcctgagtttgttcaagactacacctcaattacacgtcatacatatcatcctcatctcctTGTCGAGGGGGGTTTTcttattgttcagtagttgaaAAGATTGTAACAACacattaggtatatatatatatatatataattttttatgtaatttataataataaagtttcaaatttgaattaaaagtttgtttaaaaagttttaaaatatttttatttttcagttacagCTTATTctacttattataattatgtgatagtaactttcttatttttaatagcgTGGTAAGACATATAAATtgattacaaaaacttttaatttaaaaaaaaaactatattattttaaaactgaaataaaatgctgatctaaattaaattaatactagaATAATCTTGATTCTTTAAGGATTGCATTCATGTTTATGTTCAAACGGTTAAGGTGTATGTAATtagattttaaactaaacttaattTCGCACAAATCTAtcgaaaacttattttacaacttCCAGTTAAtcattataatagtttaaatttttaattactaattcaaTTATTCGGAAACAAAAAGTTATGTGTAGCTTAAAATTAGACATACCTTCAACTTAAGAAGCTTAACTATAAATTctcttaaagaaattaaaaacataataatcctaaggattttataaattgcaaatttcTAACACTTATTTATACTTAGTTAACCTAAAACTATGCAGGCTTTTTTTACAGAAAGTAATTCGTTTTGATATTATTCTAATaatcctaatttaatttatacacttaTAAGATTAGTTTACAGTAATCATTTTCTGCTTAGTAGAGAGGCATTTTTCTAACGGTTAAGAAGCAACAGTATAGCCCAGCATCAACAGGGCAACCTAAAGACAGCCCTcgctgtttttaaatttaaaaaaaagtaggatcggaatttttttaatttttttatgcagtcTTTCATACTCTATtcgaaataaaacaatattgcaGATACATGtcagtaaataatagtaaatctACTCTTCTATGGATAACAAAATGAAACTGCTCCACCTTTGTCATGAACAACCTTTGTAATCATGGAAAATCCTTGATCATTGCaacattaaaaagatatatatttgttttattcattaaaaaaatgaatggatGAAAGAGAAGTGGTTAATACACAAGAAATAGTTACGTGAAATAAAAGTGATGTTATTacctaaatatgattttttaaatttaaatcgtttcGTTACAggtaaaacaaaagttttgaacAAGTAAGTCGATAAGCATttgaatatcaattttaatatctaattattattgcttaaaaACCTTGTTTAACCcctgaataatattgttttcgtagaagtaatttattaaatttagaattaaattattttggaattattttattttgttaggtaatttattaaaaataggaatTGAAGCATAATATTGTTTTccttatacgtatatatattaagaaaggtttttatttttaaagagtacGAAAATAGAATTTCCAAATTACTAAAAACCGATCTACATAAATCATGTTTATCAGGATCAAAATAAAGTCtaacagatatattttatatccgtaatattttcttttaaatattttctgtttgtttgaatcatcttaaaataattattaaataatacactgtcagtgcaataaaatttttatctggcAGTACATGTTTCTAAGATAATAATTAACTGTTCCTCCTCATATGATATAACTATTGGATTGTACACTTTACCCGTAAAAACCTTTGTTGTTACACTTTCTTCTCCCAGGTTCGGTCGAGTTCAGTTTGTTGAATGCTCTTTACATAGCTGCTGGAGTGTAATGTGAGTGCTGGAATCAAGTGAAGATCAGATAACTTGCACTGAGAGTGTAAGTAATGTGTAAAAAGAAGAAACATGCACGTACCCTCATCTCTcgttaatatatattgttttatctcTGGACTGCCAACTAAGGAATTGTTCTTCATAAAAACTGAATATCCGACTGATGTCCAAGTACTGAGAAGCtgacaacattaaaatatatctgGTCCGGCTCGGCCTCAAACAGTAAACCTTCCGAACGGAATAGCAAGTGCTAACCCTCTTAGTCATCTCGGTACAGTACATATAAGTTATCCCAAAGGATGTTGAGCCAGCCAGTCTATTAtcagttattatttctttaagttcCAGATAACATAACAGAGGTTTCTCGGGCGTAATTTATGGGTAACAGGCAGTTCTTTTCTTGTCACTGCAAGAGAAAATGATATTAAACGGAATTAATATGTtcgtgtaatataaaaataaaaaagacgtaAGTTTGAAGAGTACAAATGTTGATCTATCGCACGTTGTCCTTAAAgcccaatttatttaaaagatgttagaaatgtgtttaaaaattccgttctgataaaaataattaatagcttatcccaaagtaaaataaatgacaccctttttaagtttattacatttttttttttttttttttttttttgcttgtgtgTATAcactttttgattaaaatattttatttttttattatattaaagttcATGTTTCTTAAAGACtaacattttaacttttatcgAAATtctaaagtaaaagtttttacacGCAAATTTTAATGGCCCAGAAATTTTTATTGAGCAAAATTTaatcgcgcgcgcgcacacacacgcaaAGAGAGAGACactataagaagaaaaaaataactagatCAACGTCCATTTATTGCGACATATTTGtgaaatggaaaaatgaaatttgttttaagtttctaTCATTCAACAATGTGCGTTAGCTCAGTGTAATAGGCGGCATGTAGAGatgaattatcaaaattatttattattttaagttatttattctcatcgatttttacttaaataaatatactgcctgcaaattgaaactgaaattttgaaaatttataaatgtgttttaaataggaatttaatgtgttacattaaaattatgtacattttttcgCTAAGTGTATATGTACATACCACGATATAAAAAATCTAGTTGGGGTTTTTACTACATAACTTTGAAAAAACGATTTTCAAtcgtttctatttttaaaagaataaaaataacaaataaattatacagtttaataaaatatatagaccGATATCATAAGATCTTATTTAAACAATAGtagtatcatatatataaaataaaaaagaatctaacgtttttctaaatatctatttGGATACATAAGttggaattatttatttgctattttcCGTAGCTTTTCTAACATAAAAAAGGGTTGTTCCTGAAGAAACATCATTCATTTCATATAATACCGCGATAAGATTCTAAGGAGgactaataaaactttttatatcggTCGATCGATAGATTTAACcgtgtataaaatttttgtacgtCGGTTGCGGATAGaagttttaattgattaatattatttacagaattttgcGGTTCGTATTTGAGTATTTAATTTTACGGAAGCGATTCggatgtaaaaataatgattcactaaaatctatttattttcagtaaatatggCATAGTATATAGCGCACTAACAGATGCCTGCTGCAGCAGTCATTGAATGGAAAAGGAGTCCTCGCTGCCAGTATAACATGGTCCCGGTTATTTTAATACTCTAtataaaagctaataaaataagCGGGAGCGTGAAATGAATAGAGGAGTTCTGTCGATACGGAGCGGGCAGGTAGAAGGGGGCGGGCGCGTTCCGACCAATGGGAGAAGGCTCCGACCCCGCCCCCGCTACACCATGCGCCTGACCGAGGTTCGCGAGTCGCCCACCACCCAGTCTCTGTATCGCCGTGTTGTGTGTCGTATCGAGTGTTGTACGGATGCTGATCGTACCGGCTAGCGAATGATGTCCTCTCTCGAGTCGGAAGAACAGCACCACCTGGCCGATGAGTATGTACAGCAGTTCGTTTTGGACCACTTCGAAGACGTTTCTGTGAAAAGAGAACACGATATCCAACGTCAATCTCAGGCCCAGGAACGACTGCCGTCCATGCCCTTGACCTCCGGGGGCGTGATGGTGCAGTCCCCACCCCACCATCTGCTGACACCACCGTCACATCAAACCGATGAGTATAACGCCGTAACAATGGGACCTACATCGGGTCATCACCATGCCGGTGTTGTGGTCAGGCCTACCGCCGTTTTGTGTCCGGGTACACCCCCGGATACACCACCAGAAAGCAGTTCGCCGCATCTTAATCCGAGTCCTCCTCCGCAACAGCAGTATTTTCAGCTTGATCCCCAGCAACATCCTCACATCCACCAGCGTACAGGAATAATGGATGAAATGGCCTGGCTGGCTCAGAACGTACGCTTGGAACAACCTCAACCTTTGGATCTGAGGCCCAACTGTACTGGAGAAATAGGTGAAGTACAGGACTGGAGCGTGATGACGCATCCTTCTGTTATCGCCGGCGGTAAGCGTATACATCCTCAAGAATATATGCACCATCAGGAACTAACTCCTATAAGCCCGCTGGGTCTGTCACGTCCTATGAGCGTCTCCAGTAGCTCCGCTATGTCTCCAATGAACTCCACCAGCAGCCGCTCTAATCAACATTCAGCAGAAGACATAATCGACGACAAATTACTCATGTGTCTATCCGTCAGAGAACTGAACAAAAGGTTACACGGTTATCCCAGAGAAGATGTAGTTCGTCTCAAGCAAAAGAGAAGGACATTGAAGAATCGCGGGTACGCTCAGAATTGCAGAAGCAAACGTATTCATCAGAAACACGAGCTGGAACAATTAAATAGGACGCTGCACAGCGAGGTTCATAGGCTAAAAGTGGAATTGAATCGGATCGCTCAGGAACGAGATATGTTCAAACACCGATTAGAATTGCTGCGAGGAGCCGCCCGAGAAGGGTCAGATGGTGTACACTCCAACCCCAGTTCTCCAGAATTCTATCTGTGACGGCTTACTCTCAGGTCAGCCTTTAGCGGTGGTTGTTTGCCTTCCAGTTAAAGCTCCGCTCTCTGAATGTACTTTTCTTGTGATATTTAACTTTAATGGTGCTTTGTCCTATTAAACCTAACTTCTCTGATCCTTATGGATctctaaaaaaagaaacattacaaagcatctttttcttattaatgtagtaattatATAAGCCGAtcgaaaagattaaaaaaaaaattattattgtaaacaatttgTAGGTTCTTGAAGATGTTTCGATATGTTAAATTTTACCATATCTTTTCTTCTTTCCTGCGGTGTTTATGGATCAACGAAGTGGTTATGTGCAAAAGTGTGTGTTTTGCGTGGGGATTCTTTAAAAATACAGGTTTGTGGTGTGATGTTGatatacagtacatatatattttccaaCATATGCCTGGCAGAATTTCATccatatcttatttaaaataataaaaagtaaactttattcttatatagtcTTTGACACAAATAATACGActtattatagaaatttgaacAAATCTATTTTGAATACTGTGTAGTAAATTTGTATAATTCctataataattaagattaataattaacgTAGGGAAATATGGTTTAGATTTTTAAACTATAGCCtctatattactaattttaacaagtataaattttaaatgaaggaactatttttaaatgtttaaaaacccgtttaatttattgtatttgactTCGTTTGTCGGTCTTAAATATATTTGCAGCATTTTAATAGGATttctatgttatttaattttacaatatccaCTTTCTTGCAGTAATAATGcccataaatttaaatatttgaaagagtGTAACAGGTATCAAAACTTAACGCCATTTTATTTTGTGGACTACATGAAccatcattttttgaaaattatatttttatttataataatctttattaatggaaattttttcttataactgtTTTCTTTCAACCGTttcaatttgtgtttattttaaaaaattgcatacagATGAAATACAACAGACTAATTTACATCAAGTACATACTTAagtatcaacaaatttttattacagcaataaaattgttgtttattacatcaataaaaattaatccagttaattactgaaaatattttaataaaacattaattatattatttttattctaaataaatattcatgagcatgtaatataaataaattactactttattaacTATTGTGATATCAGTTTTAagtcttaaatattattaaatattctcaaaatgtttttaacgtaaaaagcaaaaataaacattaaaaagacgcaatgtaaaataattattagtaccACGGTTAcagcataaaaattactttcaatgaaATCTTTTTTAGAACTAATACGGTATGATGGtagttcattaatattaaaaaaatagttcctttaaatttttcacaattttttaaattatatattaatttttcacttatttaagcTAAATTAATTAACTGCGTTTTATATTACTAGTATACCTAcctaaaataagattaattaaatttaaaataaaattaacagccatgttaaagcaaagatttaaaagtaTTCTAAGATAATACtcgtaaatgtataattattatttttttccgtaTCCCAATTTTAACTTAAGATTTCTGTTcataatatggtaaaaaaataaactaattaacttcataaagacattaatatatcaaattctcttatgtaaattatttaaattttattttactttactttaattaaattaatagtagtatcccaaaataatcaaacaattcatcctgatttataaaataaaaattaataaaatgtatcaaCTCGAACAGTAAGTGGTTTCAATTGATTTCGATCTTCATAaaccaataaacatttttttaaatatttcacatctTTATAATGCTTGTTTCTTTGCTTTGCCATTTAAACtagtatagattattttttgaaaatataaatgacaatggttgtttatatttttttcctgccgtgtttcatttaaatataaaaaaccatgAAAATACTAACGTAAAGCATGATTATTGttagtaacatttaataatagtaattcaatttttttttttacctttttgcattaaaaattcattttttaaaattaatattcaaatatttaaaattctgaattaaatatatatatttattttaattcaacgtACACTGCAGATCTAcgaaaaataagtgaaattaattgaaaaaattaacattttaacgtACGTTTTAGTGATGTATTcaatgatataacattttttatttttaataaataagtggaATTTGAAGTCCCATTGCAGTTTAATTTCTAAcgtacagtaaaatattatttagatttttaaagaaaatagaaaaagttttagattaaaaaggtatctgaaaatttaaaaaaactgaaattatgaaaatgggctattttataaattttggattactattatattaattatatacaatattcaactaatatttttattatataatgaattatttcactTATCTtgcatttatttaagtttaattttattaattcataaatcacatttaaatttaataaaatgaattaaattatttttaaatttaataaattattttgttatttattataatgaggGTCAGTCTGTAAAAATggactataaatatttttaatttaaccttgaTTTTTACCTTCTgccaaataaaacttataaaattattttacaataaattttatatcttataagtaaattgtatatatttatttttcttttttttgaaaattgtaatgtaaacatctgattatcttatttttatataattgtagatATAAAGCAATATAATagcaataatcaaaattattatgtatattatgtaCATTACTTAGCTATAACCGACATATTCCTTTATTATGCAGCATTAAAAAACGGGAAAGATATATAAATTGATCACATTCAAatcgaatatattatttattttattacggtttgttttactgtgtttttttaatagatgtgggataaacattattatttagttattaatttggtTATTATAAACACTATTATTTGGTTATTAATGATAACAAGGAGAGAATACATATGTTGCATGCGTAAATAAAATACCATTAgcgtataattttatgaaaaagactTCTCAGATGTAAAGGCTATTTTTCTTTCAGTATGGAAACTcgctacaaaatttgtaatagtttttgcTTGTTTTAGAGTGTTTAGATAGTTTTCATACAACATTGCTGTTTGTTTATGCT harbors:
- the tj gene encoding maf family bZIP transcription factor traffic jam; translated protein: MMSSLESEEQHHLADEYVQQFVLDHFEDVSVKREHDIQRQSQAQERLPSMPLTSGGVMVQSPPHHLLTPPSHQTDEYNAVTMGPTSGHHHAGVVVRPTAVLCPGTPPDTPPESSSPHLNPSPPPQQQYFQLDPQQHPHIHQRTGIMDEMAWLAQNVRLEQPQPLDLRPNCTGEIGEVQDWSVMTHPSVIAGGKRIHPQEYMHHQELTPISPLGLSRPMSVSSSSAMSPMNSTSSRSNQHSAEDIIDDKLLMCLSVRELNKRLHGYPREDVVRLKQKRRTLKNRGYAQNCRSKRIHQKHELEQLNRTLHSEVHRLKVELNRIAQERDMFKHRLELLRGAAREGSDGVHSNPSSPEFYL